From one Halosimplex rubrum genomic stretch:
- a CDS encoding ribbon-helix-helix domain-containing protein, with product MTDYTTVSIPKDLADRVDETIEGTSFSSTSDLVRFLLRSIVIQNQQQGELTEAEFSEIADQLEDLGYLD from the coding sequence ATGACCGACTACACCACCGTCTCGATCCCGAAGGACCTGGCCGACCGCGTCGACGAGACCATCGAGGGGACGAGCTTCTCCTCGACGAGCGACCTCGTTCGCTTTCTCCTGCGGAGCATCGTCATCCAGAACCAGCAGCAGGGCGAGCTGACCGAGGCGGAGTTCTCCGAGATCGCCGACCAGCTCGAAGACCTGGGCTATCTCGACTGA
- a CDS encoding MPN domain-containing protein has protein sequence MVYATRGLVESCLRFARESDPDPVTISLSVTPAEELLGADLPPETPVFTHFYYPDSAGSVNFVFGVDMGTPVGQTQGRFVSHPNGELRVRQRDDFKELIFVAVPPWDEESVAVFDRGGERQPLELLDVEPPEEFPE, from the coding sequence GTGGTCTACGCGACGCGCGGACTGGTCGAGTCCTGTCTCAGGTTCGCACGGGAGTCCGACCCGGACCCGGTGACGATCTCGCTGTCGGTGACGCCCGCCGAGGAGTTACTCGGCGCGGATCTGCCCCCCGAGACACCCGTGTTCACGCACTTCTACTATCCCGACTCGGCGGGGTCGGTCAACTTCGTCTTCGGCGTCGACATGGGGACGCCCGTCGGGCAGACGCAGGGCCGATTCGTCTCCCACCCCAACGGCGAGTTGCGCGTCCGCCAGCGCGACGATTTCAAGGAACTCATCTTCGTCGCCGTCCCGCCGTGGGACGAGGAGTCGGTCGCGGTGTTCGACCGCGGCGGCGAGCGCCAGCCGCTCGAACTACTCGACGTCGAGCCGCCCGAGGAGTTCCCCGAGTAG
- a CDS encoding DUF5779 family protein, which produces MGEIDLDLQTVEEELDDEEEGDDGGGRVVLGVLDGSTPDEEWVEIVEDGGTLVLSIEGDVNELAAGFAGGVREIDGDLMQFRGFLVVTPPGVGIDASRLD; this is translated from the coding sequence ATGGGCGAGATCGACCTCGACCTCCAGACGGTCGAGGAGGAGCTTGACGACGAGGAGGAGGGCGACGACGGGGGCGGGCGGGTCGTGCTGGGCGTGCTCGACGGCTCCACCCCCGACGAGGAGTGGGTCGAGATCGTCGAGGACGGCGGGACGCTCGTGCTCTCCATCGAGGGGGACGTGAACGAACTGGCCGCGGGGTTCGCCGGCGGCGTGCGCGAGATCGACGGCGACCTCATGCAGTTCCGCGGCTTTCTCGTCGTGACGCCGCCGGGCGTCGGCATCGACGCGAGCCGGCTGGACTGA